The genomic region CTCTACCATCGGACTTGGTTCCTTTATAAACAATCCCAAGCAGAAAATTGAAGAGATAATTCAGGATACGGATTATAAAAACCTCCGTTTTATCTCCGGTGAGGGAGAAGTCCCCGGGGCCGCCAACATCACGACTCCCCAGAAGAAAAAACTAATAAACAGGATGACATCCCTTGATGCCGACTACCTGGTGATGGACCTCGGAGCAGGATCCAATAGTACTATCCTTGATTTTTTCCTGATTGCAGGATGCGGTATTATTGTCACCACTCCTACTCTTACGGCAACCCTCAATGCGTATCTGTTTATAAAGAATGTTCTTTTCAGGATGCTTTATACTTCATTTAATAGAAAATCTCCCGCAATGAGTTATCTTGAGACTTTAAGGAAAGATGGAGTTTCTCTCCAAAAAGTCTATCTCTCAAATCTTGTGGATAAGCTTCGGGATCTGGATATGGCAGGAGCCGATCTGTTTGAAGAGAAAAAGAAACATTTTCAGCCCAGACTTGTAATGAACATGATGGATAATCCGGATGATCTGCAGAAGGTTGATAAACTGATAATATCCGTCAGGGATTATCTGGGAGTTAATCTGGATTTTCTGGGAGTACTCTATAGAGATGAATTTCAGAAAAAAGCTCTTAATTCCCGACTTCCTGTAATAAAATACAAACCAGGAGCCGTTGTCTCTCAGGGTATTTACAGAATATGCGACAAGGTTCTGGAGATTAAGATGGATGAAAGGATCAATCTTTCAAATCTTGATGCGGAATTTTCCTATCAGTCTGCAGGAATGGAAGCTGAGTCAGATTTTAATGATAAGGTTCAGTCTCTTGAAGAGTTGCTGCACAGCGGTGCCCTTACCCAGGGAGATCTTATTGAGACAATCCGAATGCAGCAGTATGAAATAAATAAATTGAAGAAAGAGAACAGGTTTATAAAGGCCAAACTGGTCAAAGCGTCAGAATCGGGATTTAAAGTGTAATTAAATTTTATGAGTATAGAATTCAGAGGCAGCTTAAAAGTAGAAATAGATTCTAAATGTCTATTTGCGAAAATAAAATTTACTCCCCTGGACAGTGCTGACCCGCACAGTCTTGATAGTTTAAAAGAACTCTTAGCCGCTGAAGGGATTGTCTTCGGTATCGATCAGGAAAAACTGGAAGAAACTGCCATAGAATTTTCTGAAGCCATGGAGCCCTATCTTTCAGATGTAATAGCATCAGGAGAAGTGCCCAAGCCCGGCAGCGGGCAGACCTATGATTTCTCTGAATTCAAATACCCCCCGAACCTGGAAAAAGTTGTAGAAAAAATAAGGTCCATGAACAAGGTTCCTCTGGTCTATCAGACCATGAAGGTCATGGTTATGAAGGACAAGCGGGTAAAAGATAAGGGTCTATTCAAGAGTGGAAAAGAGAAAATAATCACTGTTGAAGAGGAAGAGGAGAAGAAGATCAGGGTCGATGTCTCTCCTGCTATCAGGGAGCTTGGATTTTTTGAGAAGGGTGATGTCATCTGTACTGTTGTCACCGGTTCCGGAGAGCCTTCTGATGGGAAGGATATAAAAGGAAATGTGCTGAAGGCTCCTACCTCTATTGAAGGTGAGTTTTACCCGGGTCGCAATATCCAGAAGGAAAAATCAGAGTTTATTGCCGCAGAGACCGGTTTTGTCAGAAAAGGAGAAAACTGGCTGGATCTGATTCCTTTTCAGAATCACAGCTGGAGTCTACGGGTCAGTAATAATAAGGTTGACTGTTATATCGATATAATTGCCGGGCATAAATCGGCACCTCCCCCAGATATTAACATTGTTATGCAGGCTGTTAAAAAACTCTCATTTTCTGATGAGAGCCTGCTTGATGAGTCTCAGATTAAAAAACTTATTATCAGCGGCTGCCGCTCTGAAGGTGCTCAGTCTTTCTGCCTGACCAAAGACCGGGATGGATCATTTGATCTGGAATTGAATTCTCTAAAGACCGAAGCAAATCTTCATCTATATAAAGGCTCCGGACGGGGCCGGGCTCTGAACCTCAAGCAGGCCTGGGCCAGGGTGTTGGATCTTAAAATTGCCGGTTTTGAGGCTGAGCGGGTTAAAAAAAAGATTCTTGATTTCAACAGTTCTGAAGATCGGGAAGTTACTATTTTTCTTGCCAGAGGCGAAGATCCCAGAAGAGGGGATGATAGAGAAATCATTCTGGAAGCCGAATATCTGGCAGATAATGATATTCAGTTGATAAAAGAGAGAATAAAAGAGCGGAATCAGAAATTTCCCTCTTTCAAAGATTTTCCTCCCGATGAAATAGAAAAAATGGCCAAAGTAAGTAAGGGTACAAAACTCTTTCATATCGGTCAGCAGAAAGGCGGCAAGGACGGAAGGGATATTTTCGGCAAGGTTATAAAAGGGATAGAAGGTAATGATCCTATCCTCAATGTATATGAAAATATCGCTATCCAGGAGGGAATCGCCACATCAAAAATTGATGGAATTCTTGATTACTGCTGTAAGGAAATGGTTTATTCTCTCCGTGTCCGTGAACATCAGGATGCTAAGATTATCGTCTCTCTTTCAGATAATCATATGTCTGCAACAATTTCATTTTTATCTCCCCAGGGAAGCGGTTCTCCTGTTACCAGAGAGAGAATTGCTACAGCCCTTGAGCAAAACGGCATAGTTGAGGGAATTCTTGATGATGAGATCACTAATATCTGCAGTCTCGGGGAAGAGGGCAAAATAGTAACCGATCACCTTGTCGCTCAGGGACAGATTCCTTTTCAGGGAGAACAGTCTCTGAAGTTTCTTGTAGATCTTGAACCTGGAAAGAAAAATACAGTTCCTGTTGAAGAGGGTGAGATTGTTGCCGAGCTGGGACAGAAAGGTGATTCTTCATCAACGGGTTTTAATGTTCTGGGAGAACAGCTCTATGGAGAGGATGACAAAGGGATAGAACGGGAGAAGAATGTTCTCCAGGAAGAGATTGATGGACAGCAGGTTCTGAAAGCCGGTGCCAAGGGTCTTCTCTGTATTGAAAACGGCAGGATTTATATCAAGGAAAAACAGACTATCAGAGGAGATGTTTCCAGGGCTACCGGTAATGTTCAGTTTCCCGGGTCAGTAGCAATCTCAGGTTCTGTTCTCTCCGGAATTTTTGTCAATGCGGGGAAAGATCTGACTGTCATGGAGGTTGTTGAAGCCTCCCTCCTGACAGCCGGTGGAAATATTATGATTGGAAAGGGAGTCAAGGGAGACAAAAAGGCTGTCCTGCGCTCAGGGGGCAGTATCTCTGTAGGATTTGCCGAGTCGACCAATATAATGGTTACTGATATCCTGAAAATTAAAAAAGCCCTGATGAACTGTATCGTCAAGTGCAACGGTCAGCTGAAATCTGATTCAGAAGATACCAGAATCATAGGGGGTATTCTGAAAGTGAAAAACGGTTTGAGTGCCGGTACTCTTGGATCTGAACGTGAGATAAAGACTTATATTTCTTTCGGCCAGGATTATCTGGTGGAGGACCAGATAAATGTTGTAAGCCGTGAAATAGAGAAGATCAATGAGCAGCTTCCTCAGATTGATTCTCAGCTTGCTTTAGCTGAAGAGAAACAAAATCAGAAAAAGCTGATGGCTCTGCGTAAGAAGAAAGTCCAGATGCTGAAGATTCTGGAGAAGAAGGGGATTAAAAACTTTTTTTTGAAAGAAAAATTTGAGATTCACTATGATTCTGAAGTGAGAGTCAGTAATACTATTTTTCCCGGAGTTGTCTTTGAGAGTCATGGACGTTCCTTGGAAATTAAAGAAAAAATGACATCTGTCACTGTCTTTTTTGACAGTTCAACCGGTAAAATAACTACCAGATCAATATCCTGATAAGGACATAAAATGCTTTATATATATTTTCCTGAATGGATTAAACCCGAGATTATTCCGGGACTTCCGGTCCGCTGGTACGGACTTATGTATCTGTTGGCCTTCGGGGTTGCCTTTCTTTTGTTCAGGCGTCAGATGAAGGAAGAATCAATCGAAGTTAGTGACGACGATGTCTCAAATCTTTTTTTCTATCTGATTCTGGGACTCATTCTGGGAGCTAGACTCATTTCTGCTCTTGTTTACGATACTTCCGGTATTTACTGGCGTAAACCGTGGCTTATCTTTTGGCCCTTTATGGGAGGACGGTTTGTGGGTCTCCAGGGAATGTCCTATCACGGAGGGCTTATAGGTGCTGTCCTTGGGGGAATTCTGTTCTCCTATAAAAATAAATGGTACTTTCCCGCCATGGCGGACAGAATCGTGCTGGGTGTACCCCTGGGTTACACTTTCGGGCGTCTGGGGAATTTTATAAATGCCGAACTTTATGGAAGGGTCACTACATCCAGAGTCGGGATAATCTTTCCTCATGCAGAGCGTTTTTCAGCGGACAAGCAGTGGGTTCAGGATGCGGCTGCGAAAATAGGTATGGATATCTCATCAATGTCATCGGTAAATCTTCCAAGACATCCCTCTCAATTGTATGAAGCTTTTGCAGAAGGGATCGTTCTGTGGCTTATTCTGTGGTTTATTGTTCGAAAACGGAAGAAATTCGAGGGTGCTGTCACGGCTTGGTATCTTATAGGATACGGGACTTTTCGTTTTATTATCGAGTATTTCAGAGAGCCTGATGAAGGATTGGATTTTCCCATATTGCTGGGAGACCCCTCTCCAAACTATATCTTTTCCTCACTTTTGAATTTTACAACGGGACAGATTTTCTGTTTTGCGATGATTCTGTCGGGAATTCTCTGCCTCTTCTTTTTCAGATGGAAAAGCGGCAGGCGTAAAGGATCGGGTTTAATACTTTGAAAATAAGAGTTCTTGTCTTTTTTGTTCTGGTTTTACCATTGTTTTCCCTCTCTGCAGGAGAGTGGCTTCTTGGTGACAGCGGCAGTTCCGTTTTTCTTCCTGAAGGATGGAATCTGTTTTCTCAGGAGGAACAAAACAGGATCTCTTTTATTAATCCCGGGGAGGATATTATTTTCCAGATATCTGTCTACCCCGGAGATCTTTACAGTTCAGATACTGCCATGATTGATAATCACCTTGAAGCTCTGACCATCCTTGAGGAAGACAGATCCCAGTTTCTGTACAGAGGCAGCCCATGTACTCTGGCGGATCTCAGTCTTGATTCTGAAGGAGTACAGATCAGAGGATGGTTTCTGTTTATAAACAGGGATGATTTTGATTATTATCTTACGGTTATTACTTCCCCCGATAATTATGAAAATGCCCTGCCTCTTATCCTTTCATGCCTGGACGGATTTTCTCCTGACGAACAGAGTCGTAGTGAAGCAGGTCCCATTAGCTCTTTAATTGCATCTGCTGGCAGTGAAAATCAGATAAGTACTCTTGAGTATCCTGAAGGAGTTCTTGAATATGAGTGGAATGATGCCCGCGAAGAGGCCGGCAGACTTCTTATTGAAAGGGAGGCGTCCATACTTTCTGCCTACGGAGAGCCAGAGTTATTTGATGAAGCCTGGAAACGCTATTATCAGATGATTTACAGAAACAGTGCTGAAGATCTGAAGGATCTTGCAGCTCAGATCCAGGAGGATTTTCTGGCAGTTGAAGATACCGAAAAGGCGCGAATTCTTCTGCAATGGCTTCAGGAATTTGAATATGGGAGTACAGAGCGTTTTTCTGATCTTATGACTTCAACCGAGTCTCTTCTTACCCGGACAGGGGACTGTGATTCGTTGGCTTTGATTTATGTCATACTGCTGAACACTATGGATATACCGGCGCTGCTGATGGTTTCCAGGGAATTCAGTCATGCCATGGCGGCAGTTGCTGTTCCCGCCGAAGGAGCCAATATTCCTTTTAAAGACAAGTACTATGTGGTTGCCGAAATGACCAAAGATGTTGCTCTGGGTCAGATCGCAGCAGACATGGCTGACATAAATAAATGGGTGATCATTCCTTTTAAAGACTATGGACAGGGTGTATTGCCTCTGGGAGAGTAGTAATAAATGAACATCCTGTGTATACAAAAAGATACAGTATCCGTGTAGTTCCTTTATAATGAAATCTGATAATTTATTAAAGTCATATAATACAAGGTCTTAATTGATTGTGGATTAAATAGGACTGGTTGGTATGGTCCTTGCTTTAATGTAAGCATGCCCGGAAGAGAAAATTTCCTGTTTCACAATGATGGAACAGCAAGTACAAAAAGACTGATTCTTGATACTGTACAAAAAGAATTTATCAGAAAATCAATTCATTTGATGATTGCTCTGGTGCCTACACTGGCAGCGTGGAATTATCGTTTGACGACGATGCTCCTTATCGTCGGGATACTTGTGTACACATATGCTGAATATCTCAGAGGAAAAGGGCATTTTGTTCCTATAATTTCTGATATCACTGCTCTTGCTTCAAGAGATCGTGACAAGGGCCATTTTGTATTGGGACCGGTAACCCTGGGACTCGGTGCTCTGGCTGCACTTCTTCTTTATCCTCATCCGGCGGCAACCATTGCAATCTATGCTCTGGCATTCGGAGATGGACTTTCAAGTCTGGCGGGAAAACTTTTCGGCGGATACAAAATTCCTTTTACCGGCGGTAAGACTTTAAGCGGATCACTTACCTGTTTCGTTTCAGTTTTTATTGCAGGACTGACTCTGTCAGGAAATACAACCGCTGTACTTATTGTTGCAATTTCGGCCACTTTTCTGGAAGCACTTCCTTCAAAAGACCTGGATAATATTATAATTCCAATTGGAACGGGCCTGATAGCCCAGATGATTCTTTTCTGATTTAACTCCAGAGAAACAACTTTCTACTCGTACGTATAAATAGAATGGTTCCCGGTAACAGGCAGGCAAAGCCAGGTATTATAAAGGGAGTATGCAGAAAGAAAAGCATTTCGTATCCTGCAATGATCAGTAGACTGAGAGTTGCCAGACGGTAATATTCGGGTCTTCCCTGATTGTAGGCTGCCGAGATATAGGTCAGCACCGTAAGCAATTCAAGAATAATACACAGCAATGCAAGGTACTCTTCTTTTGCTATCCGGTTCAGAAGGGCACCGCTGATGGAGCTGATATTGATAGGTAAAATACTGGAAAGGGTAAATGCTGTAAGAAGAATCAACAACAGCACCATTCCGAATTTCTGAATCTGCAGGCCCGAGCTGAACAGGGATGCAGAAAAAAGGGCTGTCAGGGCAAGTATCCTGCTGAAGTATATAATTCTTGTAATCAGGCCGGAATCGGCCAGGAAATGTGAAGGATCAATCAGATTAGGCAGCCGGAAAATCTGAAGAGAAAATGAAAACAAAAACAGATAAAAGAAGGAGAGTTCGGCTGAGGGATTTCTTTTAATCTGATTGGAAATGATGAGGCTCATCAGAAAGGCGAATAGGAGCTGTGCGCTCAGGGAGAGTGCCTTCAGCAGCCCAGTTGAAGGTATGTCTGAATAGAGGGTCCACCATATCTGTTCTTCTGCCCAGCTCCGGGACATTTGGTTACCGTAATTGAGAAAAGACCAGACTGCCACAATAATAAGGGCCAGACCTGAGAGATAGAGCAGAATACGGACAATATACTTTCTGAAAATTAGGATCATACTCTCTATTAAAGACTAAATCCTCAAAAACGTCAAAATGTGAAAATTTATCTACAGTATGTTTTTAGATGTTCGATAATAATATTGAGGTAAAATCATGAAGAAGACGATTCTATTACTAACAGCATTAAGCCTGGTTTTGGTAGGTACAATATCAGCCGGTGATAAAGCAGAGTATGTAAATCTGGGTTTTTCCCCTGACGGTAACTATTTTTTCTTTGGACAATATGGTTTTGCTGCAGATATCTCCCAGAGCTATGCAGACCTGTACCTAGTGGACATCAGTAAAAACAAATTTGTTCCCGCAGGTCTTTTCTCAGGAGAATATACCGGGACCATTGAGCCGGGTCAGTCTCCTGACGGAGCGCTGTTTTCTCTTCTGGAAACAGCAGGAAGCGCAAGAAAAAAATATAATATTGATTACCTGAAGAAGGGACGTCCCCTCTATATAAGAATCAGTGACAGCGAAGAGTCTATAGATGTTCTGGATTTCAGAGATTTTGAAACTGGTTCACGTTTTTCAATGGAATTGATTCAGAGTGCTGACCTTGATGATGACGGTAAATCCAGTGATTCATCTTTTTATATTGAGATGACATTCACAGGATCCGGTGGAGTGGAAGTACCGTTCGTAATCGGACATCCTGATTTTAAGCGTAAAGGGATATCATCTTATAGAATAGAGAGGGTTCTGACAGATCCTGAGAATAAATCCATCATCATTATTATTGCAAAAATTGATAATGATCTGAATATCCGATACATGGTGGAGACCGTAAGAATCCGTTGATGGCTTATTCTTCTCTTTTTACAGTATGAACCGCCTGTTTAAGGGCGGTTTTTTTTATGATTCCAAAGAAATCAATTCTATCCTGTATTGAGAAATACCACTCTTTGGATATAATAGTCAGACAATTAAATAGAGAAAGAACTAATCAGTTCAGAATGAGGAGACAGAATGCGTATCAGCCAGCTCTTTTACCAGACAATGAAAGAAGTACCCCGGGAGGCCCAGGTACCGAGTCATCAGCTTATGTTCAGAGCAGGAATGATCCAGCAGTTGGCCAGCGGTATATATAACTATCTGCCACTGGCTAAAAAGAGCCTCAGTAAAATTGAAACTATTATCCGGGAAGAACTGGAAAAAAAGGGTTGTCAGGAAGTTCTGCTTCCTATTGTTCAGCCTGCAGAGCTTTGGGAAGAGAGTGGCCGTTGGGGATATTACGGTCCTGAACTTCTCCGCTTCAAGGATAGAAAGAATGGAGATTTCTGTCTGGGTCCAACCCATGAAGAAGTCATGACCAATATGGTTTCCAAGGTTCTAAAATCATATAAACAGCTTCCCTGGAATCTCTTTCAGGTACAGACAAAATTCCGTGATGAGGTTCGTCCCCGTTTCGGTCTGATGAGAGGCCGTGAATTCATAATGAAAGACGGTTACAGCTTTGATGTGGATGAAGAAGCATCAAAGGTAATGTACTGGAAAATGTATGATGCCTATACTACGATTTTCAAACGCTGCGGCTTAAGCTTCAGGGCTGTTGATGCGGCAACCGGTAATATCGGTGGAGATATGAGCCATGAGTTCCAGGTTTTAGCCCAGAGCGGGGAAGATCTTATTCTCAGCTGTGACAGTTGTGATTATGCGGCCAATGCGGAAAAAGCAGTAAGTCCTCGAGAAGCAGCTCAGCTGTCTGATGAAGGAATGGAATCCCTTGAAGATATTCATACTCCTGACTGTAAAAGTATTGAGGACATCTCCGGATTTTTAAAGCGGGATGAATCAGATTTTATCAAGAGCATTATTTATATTGTGGATGAAGAGCCTGTTCTGGTTCTGATCCGGGGCGATCTTGAGATCAATGAATCAAAACTTCAGACCGCCCTCAGTGCCAATGGAGTTCTCCTGGCAGATGATGCAGCAGTTCTGGAAGTGACAGGAGCCGGAACCGGCTTTGCCGGGCCTGTGGGTCTGAAGAAGAAGGTCCGCATAATTGCAGACTATTCTGTAACAGAAAAACAGAATATGGTCAGCGGTGCCAATAAAAATGATTATCATAGTCTGAATGTGAATTTCGGCAGAGATTACAAGGCTGATATTCTCGGTGATCTGAGTTTTGCTCAGGCCGGAG from Oceanispirochaeta sp. M1 harbors:
- a CDS encoding P-loop NTPase, which encodes MQVIAVASGKGGVGKSLLASNMAIGLAENDKKVILADLDLGGSNLHLVIGQKPSTIGLGSFINNPKQKIEEIIQDTDYKNLRFISGEGEVPGAANITTPQKKKLINRMTSLDADYLVMDLGAGSNSTILDFFLIAGCGIIVTTPTLTATLNAYLFIKNVLFRMLYTSFNRKSPAMSYLETLRKDGVSLQKVYLSNLVDKLRDLDMAGADLFEEKKKHFQPRLVMNMMDNPDDLQKVDKLIISVRDYLGVNLDFLGVLYRDEFQKKALNSRLPVIKYKPGAVVSQGIYRICDKVLEIKMDERINLSNLDAEFSYQSAGMEAESDFNDKVQSLEELLHSGALTQGDLIETIRMQQYEINKLKKENRFIKAKLVKASESGFKV
- a CDS encoding FapA family protein; amino-acid sequence: MSIEFRGSLKVEIDSKCLFAKIKFTPLDSADPHSLDSLKELLAAEGIVFGIDQEKLEETAIEFSEAMEPYLSDVIASGEVPKPGSGQTYDFSEFKYPPNLEKVVEKIRSMNKVPLVYQTMKVMVMKDKRVKDKGLFKSGKEKIITVEEEEEKKIRVDVSPAIRELGFFEKGDVICTVVTGSGEPSDGKDIKGNVLKAPTSIEGEFYPGRNIQKEKSEFIAAETGFVRKGENWLDLIPFQNHSWSLRVSNNKVDCYIDIIAGHKSAPPPDINIVMQAVKKLSFSDESLLDESQIKKLIISGCRSEGAQSFCLTKDRDGSFDLELNSLKTEANLHLYKGSGRGRALNLKQAWARVLDLKIAGFEAERVKKKILDFNSSEDREVTIFLARGEDPRRGDDREIILEAEYLADNDIQLIKERIKERNQKFPSFKDFPPDEIEKMAKVSKGTKLFHIGQQKGGKDGRDIFGKVIKGIEGNDPILNVYENIAIQEGIATSKIDGILDYCCKEMVYSLRVREHQDAKIIVSLSDNHMSATISFLSPQGSGSPVTRERIATALEQNGIVEGILDDEITNICSLGEEGKIVTDHLVAQGQIPFQGEQSLKFLVDLEPGKKNTVPVEEGEIVAELGQKGDSSSTGFNVLGEQLYGEDDKGIEREKNVLQEEIDGQQVLKAGAKGLLCIENGRIYIKEKQTIRGDVSRATGNVQFPGSVAISGSVLSGIFVNAGKDLTVMEVVEASLLTAGGNIMIGKGVKGDKKAVLRSGGSISVGFAESTNIMVTDILKIKKALMNCIVKCNGQLKSDSEDTRIIGGILKVKNGLSAGTLGSEREIKTYISFGQDYLVEDQINVVSREIEKINEQLPQIDSQLALAEEKQNQKKLMALRKKKVQMLKILEKKGIKNFFLKEKFEIHYDSEVRVSNTIFPGVVFESHGRSLEIKEKMTSVTVFFDSSTGKITTRSIS
- the lgt gene encoding prolipoprotein diacylglyceryl transferase; the protein is MLYIYFPEWIKPEIIPGLPVRWYGLMYLLAFGVAFLLFRRQMKEESIEVSDDDVSNLFFYLILGLILGARLISALVYDTSGIYWRKPWLIFWPFMGGRFVGLQGMSYHGGLIGAVLGGILFSYKNKWYFPAMADRIVLGVPLGYTFGRLGNFINAELYGRVTTSRVGIIFPHAERFSADKQWVQDAAAKIGMDISSMSSVNLPRHPSQLYEAFAEGIVLWLILWFIVRKRKKFEGAVTAWYLIGYGTFRFIIEYFREPDEGLDFPILLGDPSPNYIFSSLLNFTTGQIFCFAMILSGILCLFFFRWKSGRRKGSGLIL
- a CDS encoding transglutaminase domain-containing protein, which translates into the protein MKIRVLVFFVLVLPLFSLSAGEWLLGDSGSSVFLPEGWNLFSQEEQNRISFINPGEDIIFQISVYPGDLYSSDTAMIDNHLEALTILEEDRSQFLYRGSPCTLADLSLDSEGVQIRGWFLFINRDDFDYYLTVITSPDNYENALPLILSCLDGFSPDEQSRSEAGPISSLIASAGSENQISTLEYPEGVLEYEWNDAREEAGRLLIEREASILSAYGEPELFDEAWKRYYQMIYRNSAEDLKDLAAQIQEDFLAVEDTEKARILLQWLQEFEYGSTERFSDLMTSTESLLTRTGDCDSLALIYVILLNTMDIPALLMVSREFSHAMAAVAVPAEGANIPFKDKYYVVAEMTKDVALGQIAADMADINKWVIIPFKDYGQGVLPLGE
- a CDS encoding diacylglycerol/polyprenol kinase family protein — protein: MPGRENFLFHNDGTASTKRLILDTVQKEFIRKSIHLMIALVPTLAAWNYRLTTMLLIVGILVYTYAEYLRGKGHFVPIISDITALASRDRDKGHFVLGPVTLGLGALAALLLYPHPAATIAIYALAFGDGLSSLAGKLFGGYKIPFTGGKTLSGSLTCFVSVFIAGLTLSGNTTAVLIVAISATFLEALPSKDLDNIIIPIGTGLIAQMILF
- a CDS encoding DUF2259 domain-containing protein, with product MKKTILLLTALSLVLVGTISAGDKAEYVNLGFSPDGNYFFFGQYGFAADISQSYADLYLVDISKNKFVPAGLFSGEYTGTIEPGQSPDGALFSLLETAGSARKKYNIDYLKKGRPLYIRISDSEESIDVLDFRDFETGSRFSMELIQSADLDDDGKSSDSSFYIEMTFTGSGGVEVPFVIGHPDFKRKGISSYRIERVLTDPENKSIIIIIAKIDNDLNIRYMVETVRIR
- a CDS encoding proline--tRNA ligase; protein product: MRISQLFYQTMKEVPREAQVPSHQLMFRAGMIQQLASGIYNYLPLAKKSLSKIETIIREELEKKGCQEVLLPIVQPAELWEESGRWGYYGPELLRFKDRKNGDFCLGPTHEEVMTNMVSKVLKSYKQLPWNLFQVQTKFRDEVRPRFGLMRGREFIMKDGYSFDVDEEASKVMYWKMYDAYTTIFKRCGLSFRAVDAATGNIGGDMSHEFQVLAQSGEDLILSCDSCDYAANAEKAVSPREAAQLSDEGMESLEDIHTPDCKSIEDISGFLKRDESDFIKSIIYIVDEEPVLVLIRGDLEINESKLQTALSANGVLLADDAAVLEVTGAGTGFAGPVGLKKKVRIIADYSVTEKQNMVSGANKNDYHSLNVNFGRDYKADILGDLSFAQAGDRCPKCDGKLEAHRGIEVGQVFYLGTKYSKAMDCNYLDKDGKSHPAVMGCYGIGVGRTMASAIEQNHDEDGMIWPAAIAPFEVVILPLQMNKDEVVQAGTDLYDSLKEAGVDVLLDDRDERAGFKFKDADLIGYPLQIIIGARSLEAGELELKIRKTGEKKNIPLKDVKSFVENFLKEEKTLS